The following coding sequences lie in one Flagellimonas eckloniae genomic window:
- a CDS encoding tetratricopeptide repeat protein has protein sequence MVKSLKYCLSFLLVIISCNGATDTLNTPERRKLAEKIFQEGSHLYQGSPESMVRIEKAIAVDSTYAEALRELSVAYLKRGMPHEWKPQFDKAVRHDPKTWVPWRGYLYLYFYRDYKKAIADFNASDTLTPHLDYPQGHSVDYWRGIAYLGLKDHTQALHYWNKHIQKETEDTGEDWVELEAFLYRGITYFEAGNIPKALDDFNKIIHYFKNSADAKYYKAILLHQQGEKKEALLMINEAIEDFNSGFYNHYHYVELLRQIYMEDLEELKSQILG, from the coding sequence ATGGTGAAATCGTTGAAATATTGCCTTAGTTTTCTTTTGGTTATAATTTCTTGTAATGGTGCAACTGATACACTCAACACCCCTGAGCGTAGAAAATTGGCAGAAAAAATATTTCAAGAAGGCTCTCATCTATATCAAGGTTCCCCAGAAAGCATGGTTAGAATAGAAAAAGCCATTGCAGTCGATTCAACCTATGCAGAGGCATTGAGAGAACTTTCAGTTGCTTATCTAAAACGGGGCATGCCCCATGAGTGGAAACCACAATTTGACAAGGCTGTACGTCATGACCCAAAAACCTGGGTTCCTTGGCGAGGCTATCTCTATTTGTATTTTTATCGTGATTATAAAAAAGCAATTGCAGATTTTAATGCGTCGGATACACTTACACCACATTTAGATTATCCACAAGGCCACAGTGTTGATTATTGGCGGGGAATTGCTTATTTGGGACTTAAAGACCATACGCAAGCTTTGCACTATTGGAACAAGCATATCCAAAAAGAAACTGAGGATACCGGAGAGGACTGGGTTGAACTGGAAGCATTTTTATATAGGGGCATAACATATTTTGAAGCTGGTAATATTCCAAAGGCTCTTGATGATTTCAATAAAATCATACATTATTTTAAAAACTCCGCCGACGCGAAATACTACAAAGCAATATTACTGCACCAACAAGGAGAAAAAAAAGAAGCTCTTTTAATGATAAATGAGGCCATTGAAGATTTCAATTCAGGTTTCTATAATCACTACCATTATGTTGAGTTATTGCGCCAAATCTATATGGAAGATTTAGAAGAACTGAAATCACAAATATTGGGTTAA
- a CDS encoding chloride channel protein: MPDAKTLLTRFLKWRYKHISNKTFVHIMSLVVGFLAGLVAVTLKNTTYFIQSLLEKGIVFSENQLYFILPIIGLALVFLYVKYIHKKPIQHAISSIIFALSKKGGLLKVKNIYAPLITAPLTVGFGGSVGLLGPAVKSGSAISSNLSRLFHLDTKTRSLLVACASAGAISSIFQSPIAAIIFAVEVFTLDLTMLSMLPLLLASISGVLTSYFFLGNEVLFSFSLSEGFQLEDTFFYILLGVGTAFSSIYFTKMYFAIFDFFKRFKSPKYKLLVGGIAIGIMLYAIPPLYGEGFGFINNLLDGDHLKALGKTPFDAHIHNIWVVIALLFGITIFKAIAMTTTFAAGGAGGIFIPTMVMGSALGNVVAKVINNLGLGFSVSESNFTLIGMAGLIAGVIHAPLTAIFLIAEITGGYQLFVPLMITASISYLITKNALDYTIYTKELAKIGAVLTHNKDQMVLTLLEMDDVIEKNFKSVHPEMTLGQMLHESVSKSKRNIFPVLNEEEKLIGIIVLDDIREFMFDTELYNSTYVKNLMHAPPEHVFYGSDTMKQVMQKFQDSGAWNLPVIQEGKYMGFISKSKLLTAYRRKLITHTR, translated from the coding sequence ATGCCTGATGCCAAAACTTTGCTGACTAGATTTTTAAAATGGAGATATAAACATATCTCCAACAAAACCTTCGTGCATATCATGAGTTTGGTAGTTGGTTTTCTAGCAGGGTTAGTAGCTGTAACTTTAAAAAATACCACCTATTTTATACAATCCTTGTTGGAAAAAGGTATTGTTTTTTCTGAAAACCAATTATATTTTATTTTACCAATTATTGGGTTAGCCCTGGTCTTTCTTTACGTTAAATACATTCATAAAAAACCGATACAACATGCTATTTCCTCAATAATATTTGCCCTCTCTAAAAAAGGAGGGCTTTTAAAAGTTAAAAATATTTATGCGCCTTTAATTACGGCACCCTTGACTGTAGGCTTTGGAGGATCCGTGGGATTGTTAGGTCCAGCGGTAAAATCAGGTTCGGCAATAAGTTCCAATCTAAGCAGGTTGTTCCATTTAGATACAAAAACACGCTCCTTGCTGGTTGCTTGCGCTTCGGCCGGAGCTATTTCTTCAATATTTCAATCCCCAATTGCCGCTATTATTTTTGCCGTGGAAGTATTCACTTTGGATTTGACCATGTTGTCGATGTTACCTCTACTATTGGCTTCTATTTCAGGAGTGCTCACCTCCTATTTCTTTCTGGGAAATGAAGTGCTTTTTAGCTTTTCACTATCAGAAGGCTTTCAATTAGAAGATACCTTCTTTTATATTCTTTTGGGTGTTGGCACGGCTTTTTCCTCTATATATTTTACCAAGATGTATTTTGCCATTTTTGACTTTTTCAAACGATTTAAAAGTCCAAAATACAAACTCTTGGTTGGTGGTATTGCTATTGGAATAATGCTATATGCAATTCCTCCGCTATATGGGGAAGGTTTTGGCTTTATAAATAATCTATTGGATGGTGACCATTTAAAGGCTCTAGGAAAAACCCCTTTTGATGCACATATCCATAATATTTGGGTAGTTATAGCGCTGTTGTTCGGCATCACCATTTTTAAGGCCATAGCCATGACCACAACTTTTGCTGCTGGAGGTGCTGGGGGAATCTTTATTCCAACTATGGTAATGGGAAGCGCATTGGGAAATGTAGTCGCCAAGGTCATCAACAATCTGGGATTGGGTTTTTCGGTCTCAGAAAGTAATTTTACACTAATCGGTATGGCTGGGCTAATTGCAGGAGTAATCCATGCGCCATTAACGGCCATTTTCCTAATTGCGGAAATTACTGGTGGGTATCAGCTTTTTGTTCCCTTAATGATTACAGCATCCATCTCCTATTTAATTACAAAAAATGCCCTTGATTATACGATTTACACTAAGGAATTGGCAAAAATAGGAGCTGTTTTAACCCATAACAAAGATCAAATGGTATTGACTTTATTGGAAATGGATGACGTGATAGAAAAGAACTTTAAATCCGTTCACCCAGAAATGACATTGGGCCAAATGTTGCATGAATCCGTATCAAAATCCAAAAGAAATATTTTTCCCGTTCTCAATGAGGAAGAAAAATTGATTGGTATTATTGTTTTGGATGATATCCGGGAATTTATGTTCGATACCGAACTTTATAATTCAACCTACGTTAAAAATTTGATGCATGCCCCACCAGAACATGTTTTTTATGGTAGCGATACTATGAAACAGGTTATGCAAAAATTCCAGGACAGTGGTGCATGGAATTTACCCGTTATACAAGAAGGGAAGTATATGGGCTTTATTTCAAAATCAAAATTATTGACAGCATATCGAAGAAAATTAATTACACATACAAGATGA
- a CDS encoding cold-shock protein encodes MTGTVKFFNGSKGFGFITNDDTGKDIFVHVTALNGLELNEGDKVEYQEEEGRKGMVAAQVQII; translated from the coding sequence ATGACTGGTACAGTAAAATTTTTTAATGGATCCAAAGGTTTTGGGTTTATTACCAACGACGACACAGGAAAGGACATTTTTGTTCATGTTACGGCATTGAACGGATTGGAACTAAACGAAGGCGACAAAGTAGAATACCAAGAAGAAGAAGGAAGAAAAGGAATGGTTGCTGCACAAGTGCAGATAATCTGA
- a CDS encoding nucleoside deaminase, which translates to MENPFDDTYFMKKALQEAEIAFENGEVPVGAVVVVNNRIIGRAHNLTERLNDVTAHAEMQAITAAANFLGGKYLHRCTLYVTLEPCQMCAGALYWSQISKVVYGASDLERGFSVMGGNLHPKTELVGGVLENEASELLKRFFIQRRNLN; encoded by the coding sequence TTGGAAAATCCTTTTGATGATACTTATTTTATGAAAAAAGCCTTGCAGGAGGCCGAGATTGCATTTGAAAATGGCGAGGTTCCTGTTGGTGCCGTAGTGGTTGTGAACAATAGAATTATTGGTAGGGCACATAATTTAACGGAACGTCTGAATGATGTAACCGCTCATGCCGAGATGCAGGCAATAACGGCTGCCGCAAATTTTTTGGGAGGTAAATATTTACACAGATGTACGCTATATGTTACTCTTGAACCATGCCAGATGTGTGCCGGAGCCTTGTACTGGAGTCAGATTTCCAAAGTAGTTTATGGTGCTTCGGATTTGGAGCGCGGTTTTAGTGTAATGGGAGGGAATTTACATCCTAAAACAGAGCTGGTTGGTGGAGTTTTGGAAAATGAGGCCTCAGAATTGTTGAAGCGGTTTTTTATACAAAGGCGTAATCTCAACTAA
- the dxs gene encoding 1-deoxy-D-xylulose-5-phosphate synthase: protein MERLLTHINSPKDLKKLSLDKLPQLARELREFIIDIVATKEGHLGASLGVVELTIALHYVFDTPNDKLIWDVGHQAYGHKILTGRKEIFDTNRQLGGISGFPKRSESEYDDFGTGHSSTAISAILGMAMASKLKGEYSRQHIAVVGDASIASGMAFEGLNHLGVTDVNALIILNDNAIGIDPSVGALKKYLTNVKAGTAKDENIFECLNLNYSGPLDGHNVHELVQELERLKTLSGPKLLHIITTKGKGLKKAEENQVVYHAPGKFDATTGERLKKSEEIKPPKYQDVFGHTLVELAKKNKKIVGITPAMPTGSSLKFMMDELPKRAFDVGIAEQHAVTLAAGMATQGLVPFCNIYSTFLQRAYDQVIHDVALQNLPVIFCLDRAGLVGQDGPTHHGVFDIAYLRCIPNLIVFAPMNEMELRDIMYTAQLGLDHPITIRYPRGRGVTLDWRAKFEPIEIGTARCLKEGSKIAVLTIGHIGNQFAEVLKNLDSVGLIGHFDMRFVKPLAKNTLRSIFEKYDHIITIEDGCKTGGFGSAVLEFANEAKFSKPVKIFGVLDSFVEHGTIQETHKIAGMDFDAIQTYIKSTLTTCD from the coding sequence TTGGAACGACTTTTAACACATATCAATTCACCAAAAGACCTTAAAAAGCTGTCTTTAGACAAACTGCCTCAACTTGCGCGGGAGCTTAGGGAATTTATAATTGATATTGTAGCCACAAAAGAGGGCCACTTAGGTGCCAGCTTGGGTGTGGTGGAACTTACGATCGCGCTTCATTATGTATTTGATACACCAAACGATAAACTCATTTGGGATGTTGGCCATCAGGCATATGGGCATAAAATCTTGACAGGTAGAAAGGAAATTTTTGATACCAATAGACAATTGGGCGGAATCAGCGGTTTTCCCAAACGAAGTGAAAGTGAATATGATGACTTTGGAACCGGTCACAGTTCAACAGCAATCTCAGCCATATTGGGAATGGCAATGGCCTCAAAACTAAAGGGAGAATATTCAAGACAACATATTGCCGTGGTTGGTGATGCATCGATAGCCAGTGGAATGGCTTTTGAAGGTTTGAATCATTTAGGTGTTACGGATGTTAACGCTTTGATTATCTTAAATGACAACGCTATTGGTATTGACCCAAGTGTTGGGGCTTTGAAAAAGTACTTGACCAATGTAAAAGCAGGTACTGCCAAGGATGAAAATATTTTTGAATGCCTTAATCTTAACTATTCCGGTCCTCTAGATGGACATAACGTACATGAATTAGTGCAAGAATTGGAAAGGCTAAAGACATTAAGCGGTCCAAAATTGCTTCATATCATAACAACAAAAGGAAAAGGACTCAAAAAAGCAGAGGAAAATCAGGTGGTTTACCATGCTCCAGGAAAGTTTGATGCCACAACTGGAGAACGACTTAAAAAATCGGAAGAAATAAAACCTCCAAAATACCAGGACGTTTTTGGTCACACCTTGGTTGAATTGGCTAAAAAAAATAAAAAGATTGTAGGTATCACTCCTGCAATGCCAACAGGAAGCTCCTTGAAATTTATGATGGATGAGCTTCCCAAAAGGGCTTTTGATGTGGGAATCGCTGAACAACATGCAGTTACCCTCGCCGCTGGAATGGCTACGCAAGGGCTTGTCCCTTTTTGTAATATCTACTCTACTTTTCTCCAACGGGCCTATGATCAGGTAATCCATGATGTTGCTTTGCAAAATTTACCAGTAATCTTTTGCTTGGATAGGGCTGGACTTGTTGGGCAAGATGGACCGACGCATCACGGTGTTTTTGACATTGCTTATTTGCGATGTATTCCCAACCTTATAGTGTTTGCGCCAATGAATGAAATGGAGTTGCGGGATATCATGTATACAGCGCAGTTAGGTCTAGACCATCCAATAACCATCAGGTATCCCCGCGGAAGAGGTGTTACTTTGGATTGGAGAGCTAAATTTGAACCTATTGAAATTGGTACGGCCCGCTGTCTAAAGGAAGGCTCTAAAATTGCTGTTCTTACCATAGGTCATATCGGAAATCAATTTGCAGAAGTATTGAAAAATTTGGATAGTGTTGGTTTAATAGGGCATTTTGATATGCGGTTTGTAAAACCCTTGGCTAAAAACACACTTAGGTCTATTTTTGAAAAATATGACCATATCATTACTATTGAGGATGGTTGCAAAACTGGAGGTTTTGGTTCTGCAGTGTTGGAATTTGCAAATGAAGCTAAGTTTTCAAAACCTGTTAAAATTTTTGGCGTTCTGGACAGCTTTGTTGAACATGGAACAATACAGGAAACTCATAAGATTGCTGGTATGGATTTTGATGCAATTCAAACTTATATTAAATCAACCTTGACCACATGCGATTAA
- a CDS encoding DUF3078 domain-containing protein encodes MRLICFIAVLLSALSAVNAQVNLSRVFDTDTTSNDFQVVRIKEVKLKYVTRAAKRTDPRTILNRVKPLSKKYKRFVPTSFWDKKNEFGLNINEVAFVNWNAGGDNSVSALANASFTRNYKFRYLNWNNELRLRYGLNAQEGRQLRKTDDQIRISSTIGFRKDTITNWYFSVKANFNTQFSNGFKYPNRTTPISRFMSPGYLFLGVGTSYIPEGKKFNLYISPITQKATFVTDENLSNQGAFGVEEGEHVFMELGFLITNTWEKEIIKNVIMSHRVNLYTDYLISFGNIDVDWEMNFNLKVNKHINANIGTHLIYDDDIKFDEVVADDGTVTDPGIPRIQFKQLLGVGLTYAF; translated from the coding sequence ATGCGATTAATTTGTTTTATTGCTGTACTTCTATCCGCTTTGTCTGCCGTTAATGCCCAGGTAAATTTATCAAGGGTATTTGACACAGATACCACTTCAAATGATTTTCAAGTAGTGCGGATAAAAGAAGTAAAACTAAAATATGTTACTAGAGCTGCTAAGCGGACCGACCCAAGAACAATCTTGAACCGTGTAAAACCATTGAGCAAAAAATATAAGCGCTTTGTGCCAACATCCTTTTGGGATAAAAAAAATGAATTTGGACTCAACATTAACGAGGTTGCTTTTGTAAACTGGAATGCCGGTGGAGATAATTCAGTTTCCGCTTTGGCCAATGCAAGTTTTACACGAAATTATAAATTCCGTTATCTTAATTGGAACAACGAATTGCGTTTGCGATACGGCCTAAACGCGCAGGAAGGGAGACAACTTAGAAAAACTGATGATCAAATAAGAATATCTTCAACCATCGGTTTTAGAAAGGATACAATCACCAATTGGTATTTTTCGGTAAAGGCAAACTTCAACACACAATTTTCCAATGGTTTTAAATATCCCAACAGAACTACTCCTATTTCAAGGTTTATGTCTCCGGGATATCTTTTTTTGGGTGTGGGAACATCCTATATTCCCGAAGGGAAAAAGTTTAACCTATATATTTCCCCAATTACTCAAAAAGCAACATTTGTTACGGATGAAAATTTGTCCAACCAAGGTGCATTTGGGGTTGAAGAAGGGGAACACGTATTTATGGAACTTGGGTTTCTAATTACCAATACCTGGGAGAAAGAAATCATAAAAAATGTAATAATGAGCCATCGGGTAAACCTATATACCGATTACCTCATTAGCTTTGGTAATATTGATGTGGATTGGGAAATGAACTTCAATCTAAAGGTGAACAAACATATCAATGCAAACATTGGAACCCACCTTATATATGATGATGACATTAAGTTTGATGAAGTAGTGGCCGATGATGGAACCGTTACAGACCCCGGTATACCAAGAATACAATTTAAACAATTGCTGGGGGTGGGCCTTACCTATGCTTTTTAA
- the dgt gene encoding dGTP triphosphohydrolase yields the protein MDWERLLSLKRFGDTHKRLRKEQEETRLGFEVDYDRIIFSSSFRSLQDKTQVIPLPISVGSKKDFVHTRLTHSLEVSVVGRSLGRTAGQRILAKYPYLSEIHGYHFNDFGAIVAAAALAHDIGNPPFGHSGEKAIGSYFEQGIGKKYRTILSNEEYQDLIDFEGNANGFKLLTESREGVPGGLRLSYATLGAFMKYPKASLPKRPSKHIADKKFGFFQSEKDFFLEVTEEIGLAVNPKNSGIGFYRHPLTYLVEAADDICYTIIDFEDGINLGLIPEEYALEYLINLVKENINTKKYNAMKHSNDRLSYLRALAINTLITDAVEVFEQNETEILTGSFDSALLDKGKYKAQVDDIIKLSVEKIYQSTEVIDKELAGYRIISDILDFYTQALVNKKEGNATNYDKLLIQSLPDVYKNTDVPIYNILLNTCCFVASLSDSAAVHFHNKLMGKQF from the coding sequence ATGGATTGGGAACGTTTACTTTCTTTAAAACGTTTTGGGGATACACATAAAAGATTACGAAAGGAACAGGAGGAGACCCGCTTGGGTTTTGAAGTGGATTACGACCGTATTATTTTCTCCTCATCTTTTAGAAGTCTTCAGGATAAAACGCAGGTTATTCCGCTTCCAATAAGTGTAGGATCTAAAAAGGATTTTGTGCATACACGACTTACACATAGTTTAGAGGTTTCCGTAGTTGGCAGGAGTTTGGGCAGGACAGCTGGACAACGAATTTTAGCAAAGTATCCCTATCTATCAGAAATTCATGGATATCATTTTAATGATTTTGGAGCAATAGTTGCAGCTGCCGCTTTGGCCCATGATATTGGGAATCCGCCTTTTGGACATAGCGGTGAGAAGGCAATCGGCAGTTATTTTGAACAAGGTATTGGAAAAAAATACAGAACTATTCTTTCAAATGAAGAGTATCAAGATTTAATCGATTTTGAAGGAAACGCCAACGGATTCAAATTGCTTACGGAATCTAGGGAAGGAGTTCCTGGCGGACTTCGTTTGAGTTATGCAACTTTGGGTGCCTTTATGAAATATCCAAAAGCGTCACTTCCCAAAAGGCCATCAAAGCATATAGCTGACAAAAAGTTCGGGTTTTTTCAGTCTGAAAAGGATTTCTTTCTAGAAGTTACTGAAGAAATAGGACTCGCTGTGAATCCCAAAAATTCTGGAATTGGTTTTTACAGACATCCGTTGACCTATTTGGTCGAAGCCGCTGATGACATTTGTTATACGATTATTGATTTTGAGGATGGTATCAATTTAGGATTGATTCCTGAGGAATATGCATTGGAATACCTTATCAATTTGGTGAAGGAAAACATCAATACCAAAAAATACAATGCTATGAAGCATTCCAATGACCGATTAAGTTATCTAAGAGCATTGGCGATAAACACCCTAATTACAGATGCGGTTGAAGTTTTTGAACAAAATGAAACAGAAATTCTTACAGGAAGTTTTGATTCTGCATTGTTGGATAAAGGAAAGTATAAAGCTCAGGTAGACGACATTATAAAACTGAGTGTTGAAAAAATTTACCAATCCACAGAGGTAATAGACAAAGAACTTGCGGGCTATAGAATTATCTCTGATATTCTTGATTTTTACACCCAAGCCTTGGTGAATAAAAAAGAAGGAAACGCAACGAATTATGACAAACTATTAATTCAAAGTTTGCCCGATGTGTATAAAAACACCGATGTACCTATTTATAATATCTTGCTGAACACCTGCTGTTTCGTTGCTAGTCTTTCGGATAGTGCTGCGGTGCATTTTCACAACAAACTAATGGGGAAACAATTTTAA
- a CDS encoding inorganic phosphate transporter, which yields MGENIYIFMVIALGILAITDLVVGVSNDAVNFLNSAIGSKAISFRTIMIVASIGIAFGAMSSSGMMEVARKGIFNPGEFVFEEIMFIFMAVMITDILLLDFFNTLGMPTSTTVSIVFELLGASVAISLVKIIKSDGGFSDLATYINTDKAAEIIFGILLSVFVAFTIGAIVQFISRLLISFDYKSKSKWVESIFGGLATTAIIYFILVKGLKSAAIFNGPISDFVSSQPQIFVLLNIVLWTLISWTAASFLKWNIYKLVIAFGTFALAMAFAGNDLVNFIGVPIAALQSFQDWQVSSIAPENFNMNGLSAAVQTPTLLLLLSGGIMVVTLWFSSKAKNVVKTSVDLSRQDEGDERFQPNYLSRQVVKFSIATFENLSKIIPPSIQQKVDKRFTVPYTYVPITKAQDLPAFDMVRASVNLMVASILISIATSMKLPLSTTYVTFMVAMGTSLADRAWGAESAVYRVAGVLNVIGGWFFTALSAFVAAALIAYTLHLGRFVGLVVLLLITAIILLRNYMSHNKKTKVTKAEDSLRRAESSSIQGVIEESADNIANMIKRSNRIYTYSVNGLARHDIEVLKKNKKGVNKMSGEIDDLKNNIFYFIKNLDESSVGGASNFYISLLGHLQDLSQSLEYISTLGYKHVRNNHKKLKYTQIKELKELDVELEQLFNGTQEIFQTRTFEKIQSILTKRDELLAMVSEKIEKQVARTRTEESSPKNTTLYFSFLTESKDLIKTTMSLLELYYSEHDSTIEPARIEKQD from the coding sequence ATGGGAGAGAACATCTACATTTTCATGGTTATTGCATTGGGAATTTTGGCAATAACCGATTTGGTTGTTGGCGTAAGTAATGATGCAGTTAATTTTTTAAATTCAGCAATAGGTTCCAAAGCTATTTCTTTTAGGACTATTATGATTGTGGCAAGCATTGGGATTGCCTTTGGGGCAATGTCCTCTAGCGGCATGATGGAGGTAGCACGAAAGGGTATTTTTAATCCAGGGGAATTTGTGTTTGAGGAAATCATGTTCATTTTTATGGCTGTGATGATAACCGATATTCTGCTCCTGGATTTCTTCAACACTTTGGGAATGCCCACTTCAACAACGGTTTCAATTGTCTTTGAACTTTTAGGGGCTTCCGTAGCGATATCTTTGGTGAAAATCATTAAAAGTGATGGGGGCTTTTCAGATTTAGCCACCTATATCAATACAGACAAGGCAGCCGAGATAATTTTTGGGATACTTTTATCCGTGTTTGTGGCCTTTACCATTGGAGCCATTGTACAATTTATTTCAAGACTACTGATTTCATTCGATTACAAATCAAAATCAAAATGGGTTGAATCTATTTTTGGTGGATTGGCAACGACTGCAATCATATATTTTATTTTAGTTAAAGGGCTAAAAAGTGCGGCTATTTTTAATGGCCCAATTTCAGATTTCGTTAGCTCCCAACCTCAAATTTTTGTGTTACTCAATATTGTTCTATGGACATTAATTTCTTGGACTGCAGCAAGTTTTCTAAAATGGAATATTTATAAGCTTGTTATAGCATTTGGAACTTTTGCACTCGCCATGGCTTTTGCAGGTAATGACCTTGTAAACTTTATAGGAGTTCCCATTGCTGCATTACAGTCCTTTCAGGATTGGCAAGTATCTAGCATTGCACCCGAGAATTTTAATATGAATGGGTTGTCCGCAGCAGTACAAACACCCACTTTATTATTATTGCTTTCTGGTGGCATTATGGTCGTTACCTTATGGTTTTCATCCAAGGCAAAAAATGTTGTTAAAACAAGTGTAGATTTGTCAAGACAAGATGAGGGTGATGAACGATTTCAACCTAATTATCTGTCAAGACAGGTTGTTAAGTTTAGCATTGCCACTTTTGAGAATCTTTCAAAAATCATACCTCCTTCCATACAGCAAAAAGTGGATAAACGTTTTACCGTACCTTATACCTATGTTCCCATTACAAAGGCACAAGATTTACCAGCTTTTGACATGGTACGGGCATCTGTAAATTTAATGGTAGCAAGTATTCTTATTTCTATTGCTACGTCCATGAAGTTGCCCTTGTCAACCACTTATGTGACTTTTATGGTTGCTATGGGTACTTCTTTGGCAGATAGGGCTTGGGGGGCGGAAAGTGCCGTTTACAGGGTTGCTGGGGTCTTAAATGTTATTGGAGGATGGTTTTTTACCGCTTTAAGCGCATTTGTAGCGGCCGCACTAATTGCCTATACACTTCATTTGGGAAGGTTTGTTGGGTTGGTAGTTTTATTGCTTATTACCGCTATAATTTTATTGCGCAATTACATGTCGCACAATAAAAAAACCAAGGTAACCAAAGCAGAAGATAGTTTACGAAGAGCCGAGAGCAGTTCAATTCAAGGGGTAATAGAGGAAAGTGCCGATAACATTGCCAATATGATCAAAAGAAGCAATAGGATATATACCTATTCTGTAAATGGTTTGGCAAGACATGATATTGAAGTGCTCAAAAAGAACAAAAAAGGAGTGAACAAAATGTCTGGTGAAATAGACGATTTAAAAAACAACATTTTCTATTTCATTAAAAATCTTGATGAATCCAGTGTTGGGGGAGCCAGTAATTTTTACATTAGTTTACTAGGGCATCTGCAAGACCTTTCCCAATCCTTGGAGTATATTTCAACGCTTGGATACAAACATGTACGCAACAACCATAAAAAATTAAAGTACACGCAGATAAAAGAACTCAAGGAACTTGATGTTGAACTGGAACAGCTTTTTAATGGAACCCAAGAAATTTTCCAAACAAGAACCTTTGAAAAGATTCAATCCATTTTAACCAAAAGAGATGAGCTTTTAGCCATGGTTTCCGAAAAAATCGAAAAGCAGGTTGCTAGAACACGTACCGAGGAATCCAGCCCAAAAAACACCACCTTATACTTTTCTTTCCTCACTGAAAGCAAGGATTTAATTAAGACGACAATGAGTTTGTTGGAACTATATTATTCAGAGCACGACAGCACTATTGAGCCAGCAAGGATAGAAAAACAAGATTGA
- a CDS encoding DUF6503 family protein: MRNLILILILFWGTVFYAQDISAEELLNKSITFHNPNQKWESFNGSFTVLMNTPKSSDRLSTIKIDLLKEQFSLSVEKDSTTYSYLFNKEKCTIRLNGSTEISETDRKKHRLSCERGKMMQNYYTYLYGLPMKLKDPGTILDDTVQSKTFKGKKYLVLKVNYEEEVGNDVWYFYFDPNTYAMEVYQFYHDESKGDGEYILLSGLEEINGVKMPKTRAWYYNKDDKYLGTDVLIKPTVH, from the coding sequence ATGCGTAATCTTATTTTAATTTTGATTCTTTTTTGGGGCACTGTCTTTTATGCACAGGACATTTCTGCAGAAGAGTTATTGAACAAGTCGATAACATTTCACAATCCAAACCAAAAGTGGGAAAGTTTCAATGGATCATTTACGGTCCTTATGAACACCCCTAAATCCAGTGACCGGTTAAGTACCATTAAAATCGACTTATTAAAGGAACAATTTAGCTTATCTGTCGAAAAAGATAGTACTACTTACAGTTATCTGTTTAATAAAGAAAAATGTACTATACGTTTAAATGGCTCCACAGAAATCTCTGAGACAGATAGAAAAAAACATCGACTTTCGTGTGAGCGAGGAAAAATGATGCAAAACTATTACACCTATCTATATGGCCTCCCAATGAAGTTAAAAGACCCTGGAACCATTCTTGACGATACCGTTCAGAGCAAAACTTTTAAAGGCAAGAAATACCTTGTTCTAAAAGTAAATTATGAAGAGGAAGTGGGAAATGATGTTTGGTATTTCTATTTTGACCCCAACACCTACGCAATGGAAGTCTATCAATTCTATCATGATGAGAGTAAGGGAGATGGGGAGTATATCTTACTCAGCGGTTTGGAAGAAATCAATGGCGTAAAAATGCCAAAAACACGGGCTTGGTATTACAACAAGGATGATAAATATCTAGGAACTGATGTTCTGATTAAGCCTACGGTCCACTAA